The following coding sequences are from one Virgibacillus necropolis window:
- the yqeH gene encoding ribosome biogenesis GTPase YqeH, with amino-acid sequence MEDIYCQGCGAAIQTANPDEVGFTPESALIKEIVLCQRCFKLKHYNEIQDVSVTDDDFLKMVSEIRDVEGLVVHLIDIFDVNGSMIQSLARIIGDKPIILVGNKVDLLPKSTNKQKLINWLKKSAKDAGIKVKDVYLISSIKGHGMDELKEAIETMRDNQDVYVVGTTNVGKSTFINRLIQQSTGDKNVITTSYFPGTTLGFIEIPLDDHSVLIDTPGIVNKQQMAHYVSKNDLKIITPSKEIKPRVFQLNNQQTLFFGGLGRIDFIKGDKQSFVCYFSNHLSIHRTKLENAGKLYEEHVGELLSPPDETTRTTLPGLVQSTFKIREEKMDVVFPGLGWVMIPEVNTTVVVHSPRTVAVSIRPSLI; translated from the coding sequence ATGGAAGATATATATTGTCAAGGTTGTGGTGCAGCCATTCAAACAGCAAATCCAGACGAGGTAGGATTCACCCCTGAATCTGCCTTAATCAAGGAGATTGTATTATGTCAGCGCTGCTTTAAATTAAAGCATTATAATGAAATCCAGGATGTTTCCGTTACAGATGACGATTTTTTGAAAATGGTTAGTGAAATACGAGATGTAGAAGGTTTAGTTGTACATTTAATTGATATATTCGATGTTAATGGAAGTATGATTCAAAGTTTGGCACGTATCATAGGTGATAAGCCGATTATATTAGTAGGAAATAAGGTAGATTTATTACCTAAATCAACAAATAAACAAAAGCTGATAAATTGGCTAAAGAAATCTGCTAAAGACGCTGGAATTAAAGTTAAAGACGTATACCTTATCTCATCGATTAAAGGTCACGGTATGGATGAATTAAAGGAAGCAATAGAAACAATGAGGGATAATCAGGATGTGTATGTTGTAGGAACAACAAATGTTGGAAAATCTACGTTTATTAATCGGCTTATTCAACAGTCAACTGGTGACAAAAACGTTATTACCACATCCTATTTTCCTGGTACGACACTTGGATTCATCGAAATTCCATTAGACGATCATTCCGTATTAATTGACACACCGGGTATCGTTAACAAGCAACAAATGGCGCATTACGTTTCAAAAAATGATTTGAAAATTATTACCCCTTCAAAAGAGATTAAACCGAGGGTGTTCCAATTAAACAACCAACAAACATTGTTTTTTGGTGGACTAGGACGAATCGACTTTATAAAAGGAGATAAACAGTCCTTTGTTTGTTATTTTTCTAATCACTTATCAATCCACCGTACAAAGCTTGAGAATGCGGGTAAGCTTTATGAAGAGCATGTGGGTGAGCTTTTATCACCACCAGATGAAACTACCCGTACAACGTTACCTGGTCTAGTACAAAGCACGTTTAAAATTAGAGAAGAAAAAATGGATGTTGTTTTTCCTGGCTTGGGATGGGTTATGATACCTGAAGTTAACACGACAGTTGTTGTGCATAGCCCGAGAACCGTAGCCGTTTCAATTAGGCCATCATTAATTTAA
- the sigK gene encoding RNA polymerase sporulation sigma factor SigK gives MSSILSVLALLIKETLFFVSYVKNHAFPQPLPPEDEAKYIKEMKTGDENARNKLIEHNLRLVAHIVKKFENTGEDMEDLISIGTIGLIKGIESYSPDKGTKLATYAARCIENEILMHLRALKKVKKDVSLHDPIGQDKEGNEISLIDILESESEDVIEYIQLHMELDKMKKYFSILDEREREVIIYRYGLNNYQEMTQREIAKKLNISRSYVSRIEKRALMKVFHEYFKQENPNRRKG, from the coding sequence TTGTCGAGTATTTTAAGCGTTCTTGCTTTGTTAATTAAAGAAACGCTCTTCTTTGTATCCTATGTAAAAAACCATGCCTTTCCACAGCCTCTTCCTCCAGAAGACGAAGCCAAGTATATTAAAGAAATGAAAACCGGAGACGAAAATGCTAGGAATAAGTTAATTGAACATAACCTTCGTTTAGTTGCACATATTGTCAAGAAATTTGAAAATACTGGTGAGGATATGGAAGATTTAATTTCCATCGGAACAATCGGATTAATAAAGGGGATTGAGAGCTATTCACCTGATAAAGGAACTAAGCTAGCCACTTATGCAGCTCGATGTATAGAAAATGAAATTTTGATGCATTTACGTGCCTTAAAAAAAGTCAAAAAAGATGTTTCCTTGCATGACCCTATTGGGCAAGACAAAGAAGGAAACGAAATAAGCTTAATCGACATTTTAGAATCAGAATCAGAGGATGTAATTGAGTATATTCAATTACATATGGAACTCGATAAGATGAAGAAATACTTTTCAATCCTAGACGAGAGAGAAAGAGAAGTAATTATTTATCGCTATGGGTTAAATAATTATCAAGAAATGACACAGCGTGAAATTGCAAAAAAATTAAACATATCTAGAAGCTATGTGTCACGTATTGAAAAGCGTGCTTTAATGAAAGTATTTCATGAGTACTTTAAACAAGAAAATCCAAACAGGAGAAAAGGATAA
- a CDS encoding Na+/H+ antiporter subunit A: MIFAVLLPLLIACLIPFLSKIKHKIHTGIVVFFVPFVIFLYFIQFLGSTFSPVRQTYSWIPSLSINFDFYLDGLSLLFVLLISGIGALVVLYSIYYLDKTERLGHFYVYLILFMAGMLGVVLSDNVFVMYTFWELTSISSFLLIGYWHFNERSRYGALKSMLITIFGGLSMFGGFILLSVITDTTSIQAMIDQKDVILESSYLPLILGFILLGAFTKSAQFPFHIWLPDAMEAPTPVSAYLHSATMVKAGLFLVARFSPIFASYEWFFIIVSIAGIVTLCWGSYMAVKQTDLKAILAFSTISQLGMIMAMLGFGTKVAVFAAVFHILNHATFKGSLFMVAGIVDHETGTRDIRKLGGLLTFMPITATLALFGTFSMAGVPLPFLNGFYSKELFFESSLGLNENVGAFANFLIDIIPALAVFGSIFTFVYSMYFFFGVFAGRKKEKSLPKKPHEAPIGMLLSPIILVALVIIIGLFPNLVNGTFLAHAAEAVKGESIEKHVKYWHGWNYPAFIMSLIVVGVGTLLFLTRKKWRKVYSFLPGRMSLNKIYDISVSKLDVYANNVTGFYMNGSLRLYVAIIFSTTAIVTLTIMALTGGLNIQFDDLADVTVVEVSVVVVMIIAALGTIFAKNNIAAILILGVVGYGVSLLFVIYRAPDLALTQLVIETVTVALFLLCFFHLPKLQAIKESGKTKLVNAIISLGFGLMMTLIGISAHSSDWFDSIADYFLKTSYSLGGGHNVVNVILVDMRGLDTLFEITVLGIAALAIYSLVKIKRKKEAE; this comes from the coding sequence ATGATTTTTGCAGTATTACTTCCACTTCTAATTGCCTGCTTAATTCCATTCTTAAGCAAAATCAAACATAAAATACATACAGGAATAGTTGTCTTTTTTGTTCCTTTCGTAATCTTTCTTTATTTTATTCAGTTTCTTGGTTCTACCTTTTCACCTGTCAGGCAAACCTACAGCTGGATCCCTTCCCTATCCATCAATTTTGATTTTTACTTAGATGGATTAAGTTTACTTTTTGTATTATTAATTAGTGGAATTGGAGCGTTAGTTGTCCTTTACTCTATCTATTACTTAGATAAAACGGAACGATTAGGACATTTTTATGTTTATTTAATTTTATTTATGGCGGGAATGCTTGGTGTTGTCCTGTCAGATAACGTTTTTGTTATGTATACATTTTGGGAGCTAACGTCTATATCCTCCTTCTTATTAATTGGTTATTGGCATTTTAATGAGCGTTCTCGCTATGGTGCGCTTAAATCTATGCTTATTACTATTTTTGGTGGATTAAGTATGTTTGGTGGATTCATTCTATTATCTGTCATTACAGATACAACAAGTATCCAGGCAATGATTGATCAAAAGGATGTTATTTTAGAAAGTTCCTATCTTCCATTAATACTAGGGTTTATATTACTCGGTGCATTTACCAAGTCTGCTCAATTCCCATTCCATATTTGGTTACCAGATGCGATGGAAGCACCAACTCCAGTTAGTGCGTATCTTCATTCAGCAACCATGGTAAAAGCTGGACTATTTTTGGTAGCACGGTTTTCACCTATTTTCGCTAGCTATGAATGGTTCTTTATTATTGTAAGTATCGCAGGTATCGTTACGTTATGCTGGGGGTCTTATATGGCCGTAAAGCAGACGGATTTAAAGGCTATACTTGCATTTTCCACAATAAGTCAGTTAGGTATGATCATGGCCATGCTTGGGTTTGGTACGAAAGTAGCGGTATTTGCAGCTGTTTTCCACATTCTAAATCACGCAACTTTTAAAGGTAGCTTATTCATGGTTGCAGGTATTGTTGATCATGAAACCGGAACTCGTGATATCCGTAAATTAGGTGGTTTACTGACATTTATGCCAATTACCGCTACGCTAGCATTATTTGGTACATTTTCAATGGCTGGTGTTCCCCTACCATTTTTAAATGGATTTTATAGTAAAGAGTTATTTTTCGAATCTAGTCTCGGTTTAAATGAAAATGTCGGGGCGTTTGCTAATTTTCTAATTGATATCATTCCTGCGCTAGCCGTTTTTGGTAGTATATTTACATTTGTCTATTCGATGTACTTCTTTTTTGGTGTATTTGCAGGTAGGAAAAAAGAAAAGAGTCTACCTAAAAAGCCTCACGAAGCTCCAATCGGTATGTTGCTTTCACCCATCATCCTAGTAGCACTAGTTATTATCATTGGGCTATTTCCTAACTTAGTTAATGGGACCTTTTTAGCGCATGCGGCTGAAGCAGTCAAAGGTGAGTCAATTGAAAAACATGTTAAATACTGGCATGGATGGAACTACCCTGCATTTATCATGTCCTTAATCGTAGTAGGGGTTGGAACACTATTATTCCTTACACGTAAAAAATGGCGTAAAGTATATAGTTTCTTACCTGGTAGAATGAGCTTAAATAAAATATACGATATAAGTGTAAGCAAATTGGATGTGTACGCGAATAACGTTACAGGCTTTTACATGAATGGTTCGCTAAGACTTTATGTAGCCATTATTTTTAGTACTACTGCGATCGTCACTTTAACTATAATGGCGTTAACAGGTGGATTAAACATACAATTTGATGATCTCGCAGATGTTACTGTTGTAGAAGTTTCTGTGGTAGTCGTTATGATTATTGCAGCACTTGGTACTATTTTTGCCAAGAATAATATAGCTGCGATTCTTATCTTAGGTGTTGTTGGATACGGCGTTTCGCTTCTGTTTGTTATTTATCGGGCACCAGATTTAGCATTAACACAACTGGTTATTGAAACGGTAACTGTAGCATTATTCCTACTATGCTTTTTCCACTTACCAAAATTACAAGCTATTAAAGAATCGGGGAAAACAAAATTAGTTAACGCTATTATTTCTCTAGGATTTGGTTTGATGATGACTTTGATCGGGATTTCCGCTCACAGTAGTGATTGGTTTGATTCTATTGCAGATTACTTCTTAAAAACCTCTTACTCACTTGGTGGTGGGCATAACGTTGTTAATGTAATCTTAGTAGATATGCGTGGGCTTGATACGCTATTTGAAATTACCGTTTTAGGAATTGCAGCACTTGCGATCTATAGTCTCGTTAAAATTAAGCGAAAAAAGGAGGCGGAGTAA
- the mnhG gene encoding monovalent cation/H(+) antiporter subunit G, with translation MIETWTNIILNIIISFFILSGSFFLLSSSIGVVRFPDVYTRLHAATKASTLGISGILIGTFLYLYVAHSIVSGKLLLAILFTFLTVPVSGHMISRAAHRKEVKPLTNNQNDEYEEALQKSMKETARKK, from the coding sequence TTGATCGAAACTTGGACTAATATCATCCTAAACATTATCATCAGCTTTTTTATTCTTTCGGGTTCGTTTTTTCTTTTATCCAGCTCAATAGGTGTTGTTCGTTTTCCGGATGTATATACTCGCTTACATGCTGCGACAAAAGCCTCAACACTCGGTATTTCAGGAATTTTAATCGGTACATTTTTGTATTTATATGTAGCCCATTCGATTGTTAGTGGCAAATTGTTATTGGCGATACTATTCACTTTTCTAACTGTTCCGGTTTCTGGGCATATGATTTCTAGAGCAGCACATCGGAAAGAAGTAAAGCCTTTAACAAATAATCAAAACGATGAATATGAAGAAGCACTACAAAAAAGTATGAAAGAAACAGCGAGGAAAAAGTGA
- a CDS encoding sporulation histidine kinase inhibitor Sda yields the protein MNHLSDELLLESFYKAHELKLSPDFIYLIEKEIHKRRLTHKLEYSG from the coding sequence ATGAATCACTTATCTGATGAATTATTATTGGAATCTTTCTATAAAGCACATGAATTGAAGCTAAGCCCTGACTTTATTTATTTAATTGAAAAAGAAATCCACAAAAGAAGACTGACCCATAAATTGGAATACTCAGGTTAA
- a CDS encoding Na+/H+ antiporter subunit D: MSNLAVLPIIIPLLAGVILAFFPKKVNLVRTLTKVFSITSLSVVAYITWQVVTNGPIILETGNWPAPYGIILVADPLAIILVLTTNIILTACAFYAPHSMTLKQEQHYFYSFMFFLITGVSGAFLTGDLFNLFVFFEVLLMASYALIVLGGGKIQLRESIKYVLINLFSSILFVTTVAFLYGVVGTVNMAHIAERVQESDQQGILTAIGALLFFVFATKAALFPLYYWMPKSYVVPNPVVSALFGALLTKVGIYSILRVFSLIFVYKLDLTHEAFIWIAGLSMVFGILGALSTNNVKLIIAYNIIPAIGFIIMGIGVFNQDAMSGSVYYLLHDMIIKCALFLLVGAIAYVAGTTDLRKMGGLIHYYPVLGWLLFVAAFILAGIPPFSGFIGKLLLLKGALADDEIAIVIIALLSSLLILYSIMKIFIKGFWGEKNPAYEVDRKSTKGLIGPVIFLLSFSVILGIGAEFIYPTVEDISTYLLNPEVYIDAVLKE; this comes from the coding sequence ATGAGTAATTTAGCAGTATTGCCAATCATCATACCATTATTAGCTGGCGTAATCCTGGCCTTTTTCCCAAAAAAGGTAAATTTGGTAAGAACATTGACGAAAGTTTTTTCCATTACTAGTTTATCAGTAGTTGCCTATATTACATGGCAAGTTGTAACGAATGGTCCAATTATACTGGAAACGGGAAATTGGCCTGCCCCGTATGGTATTATTCTAGTGGCCGACCCGTTAGCAATTATTCTTGTATTAACAACGAATATTATTTTAACGGCCTGTGCTTTTTATGCACCACATTCCATGACCTTAAAACAAGAACAACATTATTTTTATTCTTTTATGTTTTTCTTAATAACAGGCGTTTCAGGTGCTTTTTTAACAGGAGACCTATTCAATCTATTCGTATTTTTTGAAGTACTTTTAATGGCTTCCTATGCTTTAATCGTTTTAGGTGGAGGCAAGATACAACTTCGTGAATCCATTAAATATGTACTAATAAACCTTTTCTCTTCTATATTATTTGTAACAACTGTTGCATTTTTATATGGCGTTGTCGGCACAGTAAATATGGCCCACATTGCTGAACGTGTTCAAGAATCGGATCAACAAGGAATACTAACTGCAATTGGAGCTTTATTATTCTTCGTTTTTGCTACGAAGGCTGCATTATTTCCATTGTATTACTGGATGCCAAAATCTTACGTTGTACCAAACCCGGTTGTTTCAGCTTTATTCGGTGCCTTGCTAACAAAAGTAGGTATATATTCCATATTACGAGTATTTTCATTGATATTTGTATACAAACTTGACCTAACACATGAAGCATTTATTTGGATTGCTGGTCTATCGATGGTATTTGGTATACTTGGTGCCTTATCAACAAATAATGTAAAGCTCATTATTGCATATAACATCATTCCAGCTATTGGTTTTATCATTATGGGTATTGGTGTATTTAATCAAGATGCGATGAGCGGTTCAGTCTACTATCTTCTACATGATATGATCATCAAGTGTGCTTTATTTCTACTAGTTGGTGCAATTGCTTATGTAGCTGGTACAACTGACTTACGAAAAATGGGTGGCTTAATCCATTACTATCCGGTACTTGGATGGCTATTATTTGTTGCAGCATTTATCCTTGCTGGTATCCCGCCTTTCAGTGGGTTCATAGGCAAATTATTATTATTAAAAGGTGCACTGGCTGATGATGAAATTGCCATTGTTATCATTGCTTTGCTATCTAGCTTATTGATTTTATATTCTATTATGAAAATCTTTATCAAGGGATTTTGGGGTGAGAAAAATCCGGCATATGAAGTGGATAGAAAATCTACAAAAGGGTTAATCGGACCAGTTATCTTTTTATTATCCTTTTCTGTTATTCTAGGAATAGGTGCAGAGTTCATTTATCCTACAGTTGAAGATATTTCGACTTATTTACTTAATCCCGAAGTATATATTGATGCTGTATTAAAGGAGTAA
- the mtnN gene encoding 5'-methylthioadenosine/S-adenosylhomocysteine nucleosidase, whose product MTIGIIGAMDEEVALLIENMSEKKEQTIANCLFVTGEMNDKQVVLLKSGIGKVNAAMATTILHERFNPDYVINTGSAGGFTPELDIGDIVVSSQVVHHDVDVTAFDYAYGQVPGMPAMFAADPKLISIATNAVKSLTVASREGIIATADTFMADPVHVKRIKEKFPAMIAAEMEAAAVAQVCFQYDKPFVIIRALSDIAGKESSISFDTFIEKAAKNAASLIMKMIKDL is encoded by the coding sequence ATGACAATCGGAATAATTGGGGCGATGGACGAAGAGGTAGCGCTCTTAATAGAAAATATGTCAGAGAAGAAAGAACAAACAATTGCAAATTGCTTGTTTGTTACGGGGGAGATGAATGATAAACAAGTCGTTTTATTAAAATCGGGAATTGGGAAAGTTAATGCTGCAATGGCCACCACTATTCTTCATGAACGGTTTAATCCAGATTATGTTATAAATACAGGATCTGCTGGCGGATTCACACCAGAATTGGATATCGGGGATATTGTTGTGTCTTCTCAAGTTGTTCATCATGATGTGGATGTAACAGCATTTGATTATGCTTATGGACAAGTTCCAGGAATGCCTGCAATGTTTGCAGCAGATCCAAAACTTATTTCAATAGCTACAAATGCAGTTAAATCGCTCACTGTTGCTTCACGAGAAGGTATTATTGCAACAGCAGACACATTCATGGCGGACCCTGTCCATGTAAAACGTATAAAGGAAAAGTTTCCCGCCATGATTGCAGCGGAGATGGAAGCAGCCGCAGTAGCGCAGGTCTGTTTTCAATATGATAAGCCGTTTGTCATTATCCGGGCGCTTTCTGATATAGCAGGAAAGGAATCCTCCATATCATTTGATACATTCATAGAAAAGGCAGCAAAAAACGCAGCTAGCTTAATTATGAAGATGATTAAAGATCTATAA
- a CDS encoding YrrS family protein: protein MKDPNKNSRIDKFDKRRKNTKSISLFLILGGILIIFLLGLFLFGGNEETDSGQPSTESTSEKNAGESNDEATKDETNNDEKTSDENSESTKDDSTNSGDSSDDPNAEDEQSKKNDDTKTEESEDNNELEKETVEVPDEPNVKEAYTANWKPIGTEQEGPHTTQFDTETQDWKEMEKAIRLATGLQEGNMITEMIENGGDQKVIGTVTDQSQENVYQVNLTWVENEGWKPTMVKILKENPYD from the coding sequence ATGAAAGATCCTAATAAAAATTCAAGGATAGATAAATTTGACAAAAGACGAAAAAATACCAAATCTATTTCTCTTTTTCTAATTTTAGGTGGCATATTAATTATCTTTTTGCTTGGTCTATTTCTCTTTGGTGGGAATGAAGAAACAGATAGTGGACAACCTTCTACCGAATCAACGAGTGAAAAGAATGCAGGCGAAAGTAACGATGAAGCTACAAAAGATGAAACGAATAATGATGAAAAAACATCTGATGAAAATAGTGAATCAACAAAAGATGATAGTACAAATTCAGGTGATTCGTCTGATGATCCTAATGCAGAAGATGAGCAAAGCAAAAAGAATGATGATACCAAAACCGAAGAAAGTGAAGACAATAACGAACTAGAGAAAGAAACAGTTGAAGTGCCTGATGAGCCAAACGTGAAGGAAGCATATACTGCAAATTGGAAGCCTATTGGAACAGAACAAGAAGGTCCACATACCACTCAATTTGATACAGAGACTCAAGACTGGAAAGAAATGGAAAAGGCTATACGCTTAGCTACTGGTCTGCAAGAGGGAAATATGATAACTGAGATGATTGAGAATGGTGGAGATCAAAAAGTAATAGGAACTGTTACAGATCAGTCACAGGAGAATGTATATCAAGTAAATCTTACTTGGGTTGAAAACGAAGGTTGGAAACCAACAATGGTAAAAATACTAAAAGAAAATCCTTATGACTGA
- a CDS encoding Na(+)/H(+) antiporter subunit F1, translating to MNELLNLSEHILKFSTILSVIGIAISLVLLLYRMLIGPSNADRAVALDTIGMGLMGLAALLSIILSSTNFNDVILLIGILLFIGTLAIAKFLEKGVIIDRNLD from the coding sequence ATGAATGAACTTCTAAATCTTTCAGAACATATACTTAAATTCTCTACCATTTTGTCTGTGATTGGTATTGCAATTTCACTGGTCTTGCTTCTATATCGAATGCTAATTGGGCCGTCTAATGCAGATCGCGCTGTTGCATTAGATACAATTGGAATGGGCCTAATGGGACTTGCAGCATTGCTATCTATTATACTTAGTTCCACTAATTTTAACGATGTAATCTTGTTGATAGGAATTCTGTTATTTATCGGTACGTTAGCTATTGCAAAATTTCTTGAAAAGGGTGTTATCATTGATCGAAACTTGGACTAA
- a CDS encoding Na(+)/H(+) antiporter subunit C, producing MEIIICILAGLLFAAGIYNLLQKQLLRIIIGTVLLSHGAHLFILTMGKLKRGSSPILKEGVTDYTDPLPQALILTSIVISFGITSLLLALAYRAANDNETDNMDQLRGNENE from the coding sequence ATGGAAATAATCATTTGTATTCTTGCTGGATTATTGTTCGCTGCCGGTATTTATAACCTCCTTCAAAAGCAATTACTACGGATTATTATTGGGACGGTCCTTCTGTCCCATGGAGCGCATTTATTTATATTAACCATGGGAAAGTTAAAACGTGGAAGTTCTCCTATTCTAAAAGAAGGGGTTACAGATTACACTGATCCATTGCCACAGGCGTTAATTTTAACATCCATTGTAATCAGCTTTGGTATTACAAGCTTACTTTTGGCGTTAGCATATAGAGCCGCAAATGATAATGAAACAGATAACATGGATCAATTAAGGGGTAACGAAAATGAGTAA
- a CDS encoding DUF4256 domain-containing protein, with protein MTKSNKKELSLEQREELLRALKARFEKNMNRHKGLEWAKVQEKLDVNTEKLWSLNEMERTGGEPDVVGHDKKKGEYIFYDCSAESPKGRRSVCYDRTGLESRKKHKPENNAIDMATAIGIELLTEEQYRALQKLENFDMKTSSWVQTPSNIRELGGALFCDYRYEHVFVYHNGASSYYGARGFRGSLRV; from the coding sequence ATGACAAAGAGCAATAAAAAGGAGTTGTCACTAGAACAACGTGAAGAGTTACTCAGAGCATTGAAAGCCCGTTTTGAGAAAAACATGAACCGCCATAAAGGTCTTGAATGGGCTAAAGTCCAAGAAAAGCTGGATGTAAATACAGAAAAACTGTGGTCGCTCAATGAAATGGAAAGAACTGGCGGTGAACCGGATGTTGTTGGTCATGATAAAAAGAAGGGCGAATACATTTTTTATGATTGTTCAGCGGAAAGTCCTAAAGGTCGTAGAAGTGTTTGCTACGATCGCACAGGGCTGGAGTCAAGAAAAAAACATAAACCAGAAAATAACGCTATTGATATGGCAACTGCCATCGGCATTGAACTTTTAACGGAAGAACAATATCGAGCGTTGCAGAAACTTGAAAATTTCGATATGAAAACGTCGAGTTGGGTACAAACCCCCTCTAACATTAGAGAACTCGGCGGTGCTCTTTTTTGTGATTATCGCTACGAGCACGTCTTCGTGTATCACAACGGTGCATCCTCTTACTATGGTGCCAGAGGGTTCCGTGGCTCGCTAAGGGTCTAA
- a CDS encoding Na+/H+ antiporter subunit E gives MTFQIVINLMIAVMWMFLQETYNTASFIGGYILGILLLLLLNRFIPDSFYLNRFFKILQLILLFCKELITANMDIVKLVYKPKLDIEPGIFAMPTTLKSNWEITLLANLISLTPGTLTVAISDDNTHLYIHAMDIDDIDEAIAEIKNTFEKAIMEVTR, from the coding sequence ATGACATTTCAAATTGTTATTAATTTAATGATTGCAGTAATGTGGATGTTTTTACAAGAAACATATAATACCGCAAGCTTTATTGGCGGATACATTCTTGGAATCCTATTACTTTTATTACTGAATCGTTTTATTCCTGATTCATTTTATTTGAATCGATTTTTCAAAATCCTTCAGCTAATTCTTCTGTTTTGTAAAGAATTAATTACAGCTAATATGGATATTGTTAAATTAGTTTATAAACCGAAGCTTGATATTGAACCAGGTATATTTGCGATGCCAACAACATTAAAGAGTAATTGGGAAATTACCCTACTAGCTAACTTAATCTCATTAACACCAGGTACATTAACAGTTGCTATATCAGATGACAATACACATCTTTATATACATGCAATGGATATAGATGATATCGATGAAGCAATTGCTGAGATCAAAAATACCTTTGAGAAAGCAATAATGGAGGTTACACGATGA
- a CDS encoding YqeG family HAD IIIA-type phosphatase, giving the protein MLKKFLPNEHVKSVFDIQPASLKQRGIKGVITDLDNTLVAWDVKDATPEIVNWFKQMKEYDIKVMIISNNKQERVKIFSEPLDTPFVFSARKPLSRAFKVAAKQMGIKKENIVVIGDQLLTDVLGGNFAGFYTILVLPIVQTDGKVTRFNRKIERRILNYMRRKGKITWEE; this is encoded by the coding sequence TTGTTAAAGAAATTTTTACCAAATGAACATGTGAAAAGTGTTTTTGATATTCAACCTGCTTCACTTAAACAAAGAGGAATTAAAGGTGTCATAACAGACCTGGATAATACGTTAGTGGCTTGGGATGTTAAGGATGCAACCCCAGAAATTGTAAACTGGTTTAAACAAATGAAGGAATATGATATTAAAGTAATGATTATTTCCAATAATAAACAAGAGCGTGTAAAAATCTTTTCGGAACCACTTGATACACCTTTCGTATTTAGTGCACGAAAACCTTTGAGTCGCGCTTTTAAGGTAGCCGCAAAACAAATGGGAATAAAAAAAGAGAATATCGTTGTAATTGGTGATCAACTTTTAACCGATGTATTAGGAGGGAACTTTGCGGGTTTTTACACAATACTTGTCCTTCCTATCGTACAAACCGATGGAAAAGTAACGCGGTTTAATCGTAAAATAGAACGACGAATACTAAACTATATGAGAAGAAAAGGTAAGATAACTTGGGAGGAGTAA